The following proteins are encoded in a genomic region of Deinococcus detaillensis:
- a CDS encoding branched-chain amino acid ABC transporter substrate-binding protein, which yields MKKTSILALTLIGSLALGSASAQTSLKIASLSPLSGGQSDLGSQIKNGAQLAVNEYVPQFKKLGYDLSLTGYDDQADPATGTAAARKIAADTSILAVVGTLNSGVAIPSSAALAPSHVAMVSPANTANQVTDRGLKNMNRIVARDDAQGPAGANFMLTKLKAKSVYLLNDKTAYGEGLTAEVKKALLAKNTKISGDEGTEEKSDFSAIIQKIKLTKPDAIYFGGIYNQVGVFVKQLREAGVTVPLVGGDGLDSEQMVTIGGKGSDNVYYTTVAAPADALPAAKKVADAYSKAYGKDIQGFGIFGYDAAKVVLQGILLASKDNGNKLPSREQVETAMRKVRATGLLSGTVQFNSMGDRKAAKMYIMNISAGKFNLDSTINVKSPVN from the coding sequence ATGAAAAAAACCAGTATTCTTGCCCTGACGTTGATCGGTAGCTTGGCTTTAGGTTCGGCCAGCGCCCAAACCTCTCTCAAGATCGCCAGCCTCTCCCCGCTCTCCGGCGGCCAGTCCGACCTCGGCTCGCAAATCAAGAACGGCGCTCAGCTCGCCGTCAACGAATACGTCCCCCAGTTCAAAAAACTCGGCTACGATCTCAGCCTGACTGGCTACGATGATCAAGCCGATCCTGCCACCGGCACCGCCGCCGCCCGTAAAATTGCCGCCGACACCAGCATTCTGGCGGTCGTGGGCACGCTCAACTCCGGCGTGGCGATTCCTTCCAGCGCCGCTTTGGCTCCCAGCCACGTGGCTATGGTCAGCCCGGCCAACACCGCCAACCAGGTCACCGACCGCGGCCTCAAGAACATGAACCGCATCGTGGCGCGTGACGACGCCCAAGGCCCAGCCGGAGCCAACTTCATGTTGACCAAGCTCAAAGCCAAGAGCGTGTACCTCCTCAATGACAAAACCGCTTACGGCGAAGGTCTGACGGCGGAAGTCAAGAAGGCTCTGCTCGCCAAGAACACCAAGATTTCCGGCGACGAAGGCACCGAAGAAAAGAGCGATTTCTCGGCCATCATCCAGAAAATCAAGCTGACCAAGCCTGACGCCATCTACTTCGGCGGCATCTACAACCAAGTCGGCGTGTTCGTCAAGCAGCTGCGTGAAGCGGGCGTCACCGTTCCGCTGGTCGGCGGCGACGGCCTCGACAGCGAGCAGATGGTCACCATCGGCGGTAAAGGCTCGGACAACGTCTACTACACCACCGTGGCGGCCCCTGCCGACGCGCTCCCCGCCGCCAAGAAAGTCGCCGACGCGTACAGCAAGGCTTACGGCAAGGACATTCAGGGCTTCGGTATCTTCGGTTACGACGCGGCCAAAGTGGTGCTGCAGGGCATTTTGCTGGCTTCCAAAGACAACGGCAACAAGCTCCCCAGCCGCGAGCAAGTCGAAACAGCCATGCGTAAAGTCCGCGCCACCGGCCTGCTTTCCGGCACGGTGCAGTTCAACAGCATGGGCGACCGCAAAGCCGCCAAGATGTACATCATGAACATCAGCGCGGGCAAGTTCAATCTCGATTCCACCATCAACGTCAAGTCTCCCGTCAACTAA